The following proteins are co-located in the Hevea brasiliensis isolate MT/VB/25A 57/8 chromosome 11, ASM3005281v1, whole genome shotgun sequence genome:
- the LOC110654847 gene encoding uncharacterized protein LOC110654847, whose protein sequence is MPPAESTVVPVDCERLHRALCECHRRVSPGLGRKVSCRHLNRALAQCMISVACPEESEAVRSLCASGGTALKRSQCQQAQLSLSICLASHQHDSSPES, encoded by the coding sequence ATGCCACCGGCCGAATCCACAGTCGTTCCGGTGGACTGCGAGAGGTTGCATCGGGCGCTGTGCGAATGCCACCGGCGTGTTTCGCCGGGTCTCGGACGCAAAGTGTCCTGTCGTCACTTGAATCGGGCCTTGGCCCAGTGCATGATTTCGGTGGCTTGTCCGGAGGAATCGGAGGCGGTTCGCAGCCTGTGTGCTAGCGGCGGGACTGCCCTGAAGCGGTCGCAGTGCCAGCAGGCCCAGCTCTCTCTATCCATCTGCCTCGCTTCTCATCAACACGACTCCTCTCCTGAATCATGA